Genomic DNA from Eleutherodactylus coqui strain aEleCoq1 chromosome 8, aEleCoq1.hap1, whole genome shotgun sequence:
AggtagtagaaagtataccacggagagtatacaatgtcattggggccaaaggagcccactaagtattaacagatGAGTGCTGCTCAGGGGTCTGGTTACTTCTGGTGCCCAGCCCACCTCTGCTGTGTGAGCGCCCCCTCTCTGGTGTACATTCATCTTCAGTTGTATCCCCTGGGTTGTGAATCTACATCCCCAGGGATCCCCTGCTGCGTATATATAAGCGCCCCCTCGGCTGCATCTACATCCATGGCTGTTTACACTCTTCTCGGCGCCCGCTGATGTCTGTGCCTTCTCTCCGCAGGTCTCATCGCTCTCGCCTCTCACCTCGGCCTCACCTTCCTACCGCCGAGGAAGAAGATCACCGTCATGCTGATGGGGAATCATTCGGCTGGGAAGAGCAGCTTCATCAACTGGTAGGGGGTCTGGTGCCGGGGGTCTGGGGAGGTGGGGGGCTGGtgtcaggtctgggctctggtatTACCCCGTCAGTCAGCGGCCCCTCACGGTCTTTCTGCCCACTCTGCAGGTACATCGAGGAGCACATCCAGCGCACCGGCGTCGCTATAGAAACTCAAGGGTTTGCGTTCATTACTAGCGGCCGCAAGAGAGAGAGTCTGACGGTGAGTGGGGGTCTGCCATACCTGGGTAGCGGGAGGTAATGACAGGAGATTGGGTCAGGGATGCCAGCACATACCTTGTGGCTCATTCCTCTCTTCTTCCGCAGGGTGATGCCACCCTCCACCTGTACCCGCACTTCAAGCCGCTGCAGTCCTTCCAAGGTAAGAAGCGCCCCACCCCTCCTGCACAGGTATCTGCAGCGCCCCCTGGTGTCTCCGCCgctctcttctcccctctcccACACCTTACTGACCCGTCTCCTCGCTCCCGCAGGGGTGTCTGAGTATCTCTGCACGGAGATTTCCACGTCGCGGCAGAAGAAGTTCAGCCTTGTCACCTTTGTGGACACCCCGGGGCTGGTGGACGGGGACATGAAGTACCCCTTCGATGTGAACAGGGCCCTCCTGTGGCTAGGTGAGTGTACTGCGGACAGAGCCCAGGGCTGTTGGGTGTACCGGGAGTAGTCCTGTAATCCAGCATCAACAGGACTTGATGtattctggattatcagatgaTCTTTAAAACTTTTATGGAAGTTTTGCTAATACAGCATGGGATTATCATCCTAGCAGTGGGGATGGATGTGCAGTTAACCTGCTAAAGGGGGGTCTGGCCTCTGGGACCCTCGTCCTTGCTGAGAATGAGGGCTCCAAATTCCCCTTGTCAGGGAGCAGTGTGTGATATGAGGGGTGTGATATGTGTAACCGTGGTGTTTTAGGGGAGCTCTGCGACCTGGTGCTGGTCTTCTTTGACCCGATGGGTCAGGCGCTGTGTAAACGCACCCTGGATATCGTGGAGAAGATCAACGAAAGCCACGGCGACAAACTGCGCTTCTACCTGAGCAAAGCGGACGAGGCCGGAGGGGAGAGCGACCGGCAGGTGAGAGCGTGGGCGGGGTCAGTAATGTCTTCTATACTCCAGTTACTACCAAAGCTGCTGGTGATGCATTATCCTCTAGGAGAGGTACAGCATCTAATCTCCTGCAGTGCTCTAGGCAGGGCGTTGGACCATGCCgaactatgaatgcagctctgggtgtgacctGTGCCTGGAATATCTTGTGTTTTGTTCtttcagagggtcctgatgcagATTGTCCAGGAGTTGTGTAAGAGGCCCGGACTGAACAAGTGTGGGTTCGACATGCCGACCATCTACATCCCAAACCCCAATAAGGTGAGGCCCTCCCTCAGTCATAAATGGTAATATTACCCATAATGCCGCCCCCTGGTGTCCGTTGGTAGTTATACTCCGTCTCTTTTCAGCCAAGTCGCTGCGTCAACCAGGTGGAAGACGTCTGTAAGACCATTGAGAAAACCATCACTCAGACGGTGCAGACCACGCTCAACACTCTcgggagagactgccagagactGAGCGAGGGCATCGAGAGCAAGCTGCGTGAGGACAAGTGAGTGCTTGCCTGTTCCTGGGGGTGGACTTGTCCTTTAATCCGGTATACCTGGGGCCCATTGCCAGATTATTGGATGAAGACTTTAATCTTTGCCTTCTCTCCCCCGCAGTGAGACTGTCTGGAGGAATAGGCGCGCCCGTGTACGTGGCTGCCTCTTTGGGCTGACGGGCTTTCTGTTGCCACTCTTCCTTTTTGCCTCCATAGTGTTTGGCACTATGCCCCGCGAGTTCTGGCTGAGTCTCCTGGGAATGTCCGGAGTGGAGACCCTAGAGATCTACCTGGTGAGGGCCAGCCGGAAAAGCTCGGCAACTTTCTGATATTTTGCCGCTTTATAACCAGttctaagatctctgcttgctgtcag
This window encodes:
- the LOC136577116 gene encoding uncharacterized protein produces the protein MSGKVKVRAAANAEAMAGAVSVNERILRDCHGLYTDPENGLIALASHLGLTFLPPRKKITVMLMGNHSAGKSSFINWYIEEHIQRTGVAIETQGFAFITSGRKRESLTGDATLHLYPHFKPLQSFQGVSEYLCTEISTSRQKKFSLVTFVDTPGLVDGDMKYPFDVNRALLWLGELCDLVLVFFDPMGQALCKRTLDIVEKINESHGDKLRFYLSKADEAGGESDRQRVLMQIVQELCKRPGLNKCGFDMPTIYIPNPNKPSRCVNQVEDVCKTIEKTITQTVQTTLNTLGRDCQRLSEGIESKLREDNETVWRNRRARVRGCLFGLTGFLLPLFLFASIVFGTMPREFWLSLLGMSGVETLEIYLSPLHTLWSVVPEDYVLYTFMGLLLLTLLFLFLAQRCFRTQETLNKKQRRYLLDRHAYITEVVEHKRKRLYEDYLKQSVGEHDMS